The Emys orbicularis isolate rEmyOrb1 chromosome 14, rEmyOrb1.hap1, whole genome shotgun sequence genome includes a region encoding these proteins:
- the AKTIP gene encoding AKT-interacting protein, whose translation MNPFWSMSTSSSRKRPETEEKTLTGELRISPPRTSTKKQLPSIPKNAVPMTKPASPAPSSQSTNGTHASYGPFYLEYSLLAEFTLVVKQKLPGVYVQPSYRSALMWFGVIFIRHGLYQDGVFKFTVYIPDNYPDGDCPRLVFDLPVFHPLVDPLSGELDVKRAFAKWRRNHNHIWQVLMYARRVFYKIDTTSPLNPEAAVLYEKDIQLFKSKVVDSIKLCSSHLFDQPKIEDPYAISFSPWNPAIHDEAREKMLTQKKKPEDQHCKSMQVSGLSWVKPGSVQPFSKEEKTMPT comes from the exons ATGAACCCTTTCTGGAGCATGTCTACAAGTTCCTCACGCAAG AGACCTGAAACTGAAGAAAAGACTCTGACTGGAGAGTTGAGAATCAGTCCTCCACGCACCTCTACAAAGAAACAGCTGCCTTCTATTCCAAAAAATGCTGTGCCGATGACCAAGCCTGCTTCTCCTGCCCCTTCATCCCAGTCTACGAATGGAACACATGCCTCCTATGGGCCTTTCTACTTGGAATACTCTCTCCTTGCAGAATT CACTTTGGTCGTAAAGCAGAAGCTGCCAGGAGTTTATGTGCAGCCATCTTACAGATCAGCATTAA TGTGGTTTGGAGTAATATTCATAAGACATGGCCTCTACCAGGATGGTGTGTTCAAATTTACAGTCTACATCCCTGACAATTACCCAGATGGTGACTGCCCC CGATTGGTGTTTGATCTACCAGTCTTCCACCCACTAGTAGATCCCCTCTCAGGTGAATTAGATGTGAAAAGAGCATTTGCAAAATGGAG GCGAAACCATAACCACATATGGCAAGTACTAATGTATGCTCGCAGAGTCTTCTACAAGATTGATACGACCAGTCCTTTGAATCCGGAAGCTGCAGTGCT ATATGAAAAAGACATTCAGCTGTTCAAAAGTAAAGTGGTAGACAGTATCAAACTATGCAGCAGTCACTTATTTGATCAGCCTAAAATAGAAGATCCCTATGCAATTAG CTTTTCTCCATGGAATCCAGCTATACATGATGAAGCTAGAGAGAAGATGTTGACTCAGAAA AAGAAGCCAGAAGATCAGCACTGCAAAAGcatgcaggtgtctgggctgtcCTGGGTAAAGCCTGGTTCAGTGCAGCCTTTCAGTAAAGAAGAGAAGACCATGCCTACCTAA